The DNA window AGAGTAGCATGCCACTGATATGGACATGGAAGCAAGGAAACGAGAAAGTTCCTAAGTCACTGGAGCATGCAGAAAATTTAAGCACTCTCACTCCACTTACCAGAAAAACAGGGCATTTAGTATACTTTTAACTGCAAAATTGTTGTGTGTACCGTATATTTCTTGAGCAGATCAAATGAACAATCATCTAGTTTTCCACCTTTGACTATTTTGATGAACATCCTGTATCTGATGTATTGACTACCCTGATGGTTGTAGATACGGtatttttgttgcagaaatctAGTTCAATTTCATAAATCGACTGCGACAATAAAAggtaaaagaaaacaagaggaGGCAGCCATGAGTTTTACCAGGATAAAAGCCTTGATGTTCTTTCTTGTCAGTCTTATGTCTGAGCTTTCATCTTCAGATATATCGAGCAATATATCAAGTAGATCCTTCATTTGTTGACCTGCATCATTGTTATGCCGACGCTTCGTCCTTGTCTCTTGATGTTCCTCTATGATCTTCTCAATCATTACGTCAAACCTCTCAGCTACATCTCTAATCCTCTTCTTAAATCCCTGCAAATCCAAATTCTTGCAAAACCAGATAAAATCAGATACATTAAACTTCCCTGTGAGCTCTGCTATCTCATGAATTATTGTCTTTATGTCTGCAGCCTCATTTTCATTCTCAGAGCATCGTCTGATCATAGCCATTCTTGATACCACATTGTTTGCTAGCCTAATGAGTTCTGCACCAACATCAACTGCCTCACCAGCTTTAGATTTTCGCGATAGCAGCTCCATAAAACGCGTTATCTCATCGCGTCTAACTGGAAGTAACAGGTCTAGTGTCCGACCTCCAAGAAGTTCAGTCATGCATAGCTTTTTCACGAACTTCCAATAAGGTCCATAGGGGGCAAAGGAAAAATCCTGTGAACCATATGTTATGTAGTCAACAACAGCAGAATTGGGTCGGTTAGAAAAGGAATTTTCATGTGTTTTGAGGAACTCTTTCGCCATTTCAGGTGAAGAAGCAACAACACAAGGAACAGACCCAAGGAACAAGTGAAGTAAAGGTCCATAGCGATTTGAGAGCCTGTGGAGAGCTTGATGGGGTATTGGAGCAAGAAGATGGAGGTGACCGATGATCGGAAAGGCTAACGGGCTTGGAGGAAGGCGAGAAAGTTTTCGATTTCTGAATAGTACACGGAGGAGAATGGTGGGGATTAGCCAAATAAGGAACAGAAAAATGTAGCCCTGGATATCGGCCATGATTGAATGCTAATGTGAACTGACTTTGTAAAGCTGAAATTCCAGTGTTGCTGCTTATATTGAATAATCAAACTATCACAGTTGATGTTTCCTTTACGTTAAAGCCTTTGTCTTGTCTCGGAGGTGCGAAGAGTTGGTAATCTTCATATTCCAAGGTTCTCCTTCCTGCACTTCTTTGATTTTACCGAAATTTATCTTTTAAAGATTCCAATTAACCCTGTGCTTTTTGCAACTGCATGCTGCTTATGTCTTGCACCTTGACCGTTTCTAAAATTGCATCCAGACAACAAGGATAAGATTTTGTTGCAGTTTTTAGCTGAATTCTTGCTGAATCAGCTATGAATCCTGATTCAATTTTA is part of the Coffea eugenioides isolate CCC68of chromosome 6, Ceug_1.0, whole genome shotgun sequence genome and encodes:
- the LOC113774933 gene encoding 3,9-dihydroxypterocarpan 6A-monooxygenase-like; its protein translation is MADIQGYIFLFLIWLIPTILLRVLFRNRKLSRLPPSPLAFPIIGHLHLLAPIPHQALHRLSNRYGPLLHLFLGSVPCVVASSPEMAKEFLKTHENSFSNRPNSAVVDYITYGSQDFSFAPYGPYWKFVKKLCMTELLGGRTLDLLLPVRRDEITRFMELLSRKSKAGEAVDVGAELIRLANNVVSRMAMIRRCSENENEAADIKTIIHEIAELTGKFNVSDFIWFCKNLDLQGFKKRIRDVAERFDVMIEKIIEEHQETRTKRRHNNDAGQQMKDLLDILLDISEDESSDIRLTRKNIKAFILDIFAAGTDTSAITLEWALSELINHPHIMQKAVQEIDSNIGQNRLIDESDISKLPYLQAIVKETLRLHPTGPMIVRESSEDCEVAGYHIPAKTRLLVNVWAIGRDPNYWENPLEFRPERFVFEVGNVSKSQPDVRGQHFHLLPFGSGRRGCPGTSLALQVVQTGLAAMLQCFEWNVNGEGNGKVDMEEGPGLTLHKARPLVCVPKARFNPLPM